The following coding sequences lie in one Xanthomonas hortorum pv. pelargonii genomic window:
- the tyrS gene encoding tyrosine--tRNA ligase, which yields MATIEESLALIGRGAEEILKLDQLEARLKSGVPLRVKAGFDPTAPDLHLGHTVLLNKMRQFQQLGHQVIFLIGDFTGMIGDPSGKNVTRKPLSREDVLANAHTYEEQVFKILDRERTEVRFNSEWFGQMSAADMIKLSAQHTVARMLERDDFAKRFSSQQPIAIHEFLYPLVQGYDSVALKADVELGGTDQKFNLLMGRGLQEHYGQAPQVVLTMPLLEGLDGVAKMSKSLGNYIGINEPAIDIVTKTMKIGDELTWRWIDLLSSDISVAEAARLKEQVASGELHPREVKLRLACELTTRFHDAATAEQAIAGWHAVVTGQGDTSLLPLQEVAVPAEGLRIASLLTAAGLTPSNSEATRKLKERAVKIDGEVVEDLARQFGPGFEGVIQVGKRNFARVALVGG from the coding sequence TTGGCCACTATCGAAGAATCTCTCGCACTCATCGGCCGCGGCGCCGAAGAGATCCTCAAGCTCGATCAGCTCGAAGCACGCCTGAAGTCGGGCGTGCCATTGCGAGTAAAGGCCGGGTTCGATCCCACCGCGCCGGATCTGCATCTGGGCCACACCGTGCTGCTCAACAAGATGCGGCAGTTCCAGCAGCTCGGGCACCAGGTGATCTTCCTGATCGGCGACTTCACCGGAATGATCGGCGACCCCAGCGGCAAGAACGTCACCCGCAAGCCGCTCAGCCGCGAAGACGTGCTGGCCAACGCGCATACCTATGAGGAGCAGGTCTTCAAGATCCTGGACCGCGAGCGCACTGAGGTGCGCTTCAACTCCGAGTGGTTCGGCCAGATGAGCGCCGCCGACATGATCAAGCTGTCGGCCCAGCACACCGTGGCGCGCATGCTCGAGCGCGACGACTTCGCCAAGCGCTTCAGCAGCCAGCAGCCGATCGCCATCCACGAGTTCCTGTATCCGCTGGTGCAGGGCTACGACTCGGTCGCCTTGAAGGCGGATGTCGAACTGGGTGGCACCGATCAGAAGTTCAACCTGTTGATGGGCCGTGGCTTGCAGGAGCATTACGGCCAGGCGCCGCAGGTGGTGCTGACCATGCCGTTGCTGGAAGGCCTGGACGGCGTGGCCAAGATGTCCAAGTCGCTGGGCAACTACATCGGCATCAACGAGCCGGCCATCGACATCGTCACCAAGACCATGAAAATCGGCGACGAGCTGACCTGGCGCTGGATTGATCTGCTGTCCTCTGATATCAGCGTCGCCGAGGCCGCACGTTTGAAAGAGCAGGTCGCATCCGGCGAATTGCACCCGCGCGAGGTCAAACTGCGTCTGGCCTGCGAACTCACCACACGCTTCCACGATGCCGCCACTGCAGAGCAGGCCATCGCCGGCTGGCATGCCGTGGTGACAGGGCAGGGCGACACCAGCCTGTTGCCTCTGCAAGAAGTCGCCGTGCCCGCCGAGGGGCTACGTATTGCCAGCCTGCTCACCGCAGCCGGCCTGACGCCGAGTAATTCCGAAGCCACGCGCAAGCTCAAGGAGCGAGCGGTCAAGATCGACGGTGAAGTGGTCGAAGACCTTGCGCGCCAGTTCGGACCAGGCTTTGAAGGTGTCATCCAGGTGGGCAAGCGTAATTTCGCCCGTGTGGCGCTGGTCGGCGGCTGA
- a CDS encoding M23 family metallopeptidase, whose product MQNSEQGRARKRRFQERLHVLHDTALHRKLKAHLPAAFNDQWTRRHWIHASLFATIGALVATIVPGFSNAIDTPLSSHSTLALPLPPLVPSRKQLAPSTDWEIVQVKSGQTLSTLFGELGIPTTVMYQVLAHPGTKEALTKLRPGAEIAFDMPTPGELRALRFDRDDSHRVELRLLGDSVRENVTERATTTRTVVASGEISSSLYASAGKSGLSPAAVAIMTDEIFKYDIDFDKDLQPGDRFSVVMDETWREGERINTGDILAATFTTGGKTYTGFRFERAGKPAEYFDITGRPLKKSFIRMPVAYSRISSTFGARRHPVLGTMRMHKGVDYAAASGTPIMAAGDARVVFVGTQRGYGNVVILDHGRNFSTLYGHMSRFGKVKAGQRINQGTVIGYVGMTGLATGPHLHYEFRVAGQQRNPMSVTMPPPEPLQGAELAAFRAQTAPALARIEGMEKLIYADAAKPAKGKPRG is encoded by the coding sequence ATGCAGAACTCAGAGCAGGGCCGTGCACGCAAGCGGCGCTTTCAAGAACGCCTCCACGTCCTCCACGACACTGCCCTGCATCGCAAGCTCAAGGCCCATCTTCCGGCCGCGTTCAACGATCAATGGACGCGCCGTCACTGGATCCACGCCAGCCTGTTCGCCACCATCGGTGCGCTGGTGGCCACGATCGTGCCGGGCTTCTCCAACGCCATCGATACGCCGCTGTCCAGCCATTCCACACTGGCTTTGCCGCTGCCGCCGTTGGTGCCGAGCCGCAAGCAGCTGGCGCCGAGTACCGATTGGGAAATTGTGCAGGTCAAGTCGGGCCAGACGCTGAGCACCCTGTTCGGCGAGTTGGGAATTCCGACCACGGTGATGTACCAGGTGCTGGCGCATCCGGGCACCAAGGAGGCGCTGACCAAGCTGCGCCCGGGCGCCGAGATCGCCTTCGATATGCCCACGCCAGGCGAGCTGCGCGCATTGCGCTTCGACCGCGACGACAGCCACCGTGTGGAGCTGCGCCTGCTGGGCGACAGCGTGCGCGAGAACGTCACCGAGCGGGCGACGACCACGCGCACGGTGGTGGCAAGCGGGGAAATCAGCAGCTCGCTGTACGCCTCGGCCGGCAAGTCAGGGCTGTCGCCGGCGGCAGTGGCGATCATGACCGACGAGATCTTCAAGTACGACATCGACTTCGACAAGGATCTGCAGCCGGGCGACCGTTTCAGCGTGGTGATGGACGAGACCTGGCGCGAAGGCGAGCGGATCAACACCGGCGACATCCTGGCGGCGACCTTCACCACCGGCGGCAAGACCTACACCGGTTTCCGCTTCGAGCGTGCCGGCAAGCCGGCCGAGTATTTCGACATCACCGGCCGGCCTTTGAAGAAGAGCTTCATCCGGATGCCGGTGGCTTACAGCCGCATCAGCTCGACCTTCGGCGCACGCAGGCATCCGGTGCTGGGCACGATGCGCATGCATAAAGGTGTGGATTACGCGGCAGCGTCGGGGACGCCGATCATGGCGGCCGGCGATGCGCGGGTGGTGTTTGTCGGCACCCAGCGCGGCTACGGCAATGTGGTGATCCTGGACCACGGCAGGAATTTCAGCACGCTGTACGGGCACATGTCGCGCTTCGGCAAGGTCAAGGCGGGGCAGCGCATCAACCAGGGCACGGTGATCGGCTATGTCGGCATGACCGGTCTTGCGACCGGCCCGCATCTGCATTACGAATTCCGCGTGGCCGGGCAGCAGCGCAACCCGATGTCGGTGACCATGCCGCCACCGGAACCGTTGCAAGGCGCCGAGCTGGCCGCATTCCGTGCGCAGACGGCGCCGGCGCTGGCGCGTATCGAAGGCATGGAGAAGTTGATCTACGCCGACGCCGCCAAGCCTGCCAAGGGCAAGCCGCGCGGTTGA
- a CDS encoding anhydro-N-acetylmuramic acid kinase: MSALEHLESPLYLGLMSGTSADGIDAALVRFEDDSHRRCELVAGTTVAWEPQLRETLVMLGQGAEVIAIDALGQLDAQVGLAFAAAANQLIRESGIARARIRAIGSHGQTIRHRPKADPAFTWQIGDASRIAEHTGITTVADFRRRDVAAGGQGAPLMPAFHLAMLGAGDEDRAVLNLGGIGNLTLIPRNGAVLGFDTGPANALLDSWCQQHHGTPFDADGVFAASGQVDAALLQALLADPWFALAPPKSTGREQFHLAWALQAMQSLGNVALSAADMQATLLELTAASVADALLRLQPDTRRVLVCGGGVRNPVLMARLAARLPGVVVESSARHGLDPDYLEAMGFAWLAAELIAGRAANLPSVTGAAGPRLLGAIYPA; this comes from the coding sequence ATGTCTGCTCTGGAACACCTGGAATCCCCGCTTTATCTGGGCCTGATGTCGGGCACCAGTGCCGACGGCATCGATGCCGCGCTGGTGCGCTTCGAAGATGACAGCCACCGCCGCTGCGAACTGGTTGCCGGCACGACGGTGGCCTGGGAGCCGCAGCTGCGCGAGACGCTGGTGATGCTGGGCCAGGGCGCTGAAGTGATCGCCATCGATGCGCTTGGGCAGTTGGATGCGCAGGTGGGGCTGGCGTTTGCGGCCGCTGCCAATCAATTGATCCGCGAGAGCGGTATTGCGCGTGCGCGCATTCGGGCGATCGGCTCGCATGGGCAGACCATTCGGCATCGACCCAAGGCCGATCCGGCCTTCACCTGGCAGATTGGCGATGCCAGCCGGATTGCCGAGCACACCGGCATTACCACGGTGGCCGATTTCCGCCGCCGCGATGTGGCCGCTGGTGGCCAGGGCGCGCCGCTGATGCCGGCGTTTCACCTGGCGATGCTGGGCGCGGGCGACGAAGACCGCGCAGTGCTCAATCTGGGCGGCATCGGCAATCTGACATTGATCCCGCGCAATGGCGCGGTGCTGGGCTTCGATACCGGCCCGGCTAACGCGTTGCTGGATAGCTGGTGCCAGCAGCATCACGGCACGCCGTTCGATGCCGATGGGGTATTTGCTGCCAGTGGGCAGGTCGATGCCGCGCTGCTGCAGGCGTTGTTGGCCGACCCGTGGTTTGCGCTGGCGCCGCCCAAGAGCACCGGGCGCGAGCAGTTTCATCTGGCCTGGGCGCTGCAGGCGATGCAGTCCCTAGGAAACGTGGCGCTGTCTGCGGCCGATATGCAGGCGACGCTGCTCGAACTCACTGCGGCCAGTGTGGCCGATGCGTTGTTGCGGCTGCAGCCCGACACCCGCCGGGTGCTGGTGTGCGGTGGCGGGGTGCGCAATCCGGTATTGATGGCGCGATTGGCGGCACGGCTGCCGGGCGTGGTGGTGGAATCCAGCGCGCGGCATGGGCTGGATCCAGATTATCTGGAGGCGATGGGGTTTGCGTGGTTGGCGGCGGAGCTGATCGCGGGGCGTGCGGCCAATTTACCGTCGGTAACCGGGGCGGCGGGGCCGCGATTGTTGGGGGCGATTTATCCGGCGTAA
- a CDS encoding AmpG family muropeptide MFS transporter, which yields MLLLGFSSGLPLYLVGNTLGFWMRKEGIDLSTIGFLSWVGLAYTMKFLWAPIVDKTDVPLLGRLGRRRGWMLLSQAVVAIGLIGMALVQPKGGQLLVMGIAWEHLVVFGVMAVVVAFASATQDIVIDAWRIESADNSEQLGLLTSASALGYRSALLVTDALILIIAARVGWQVSYEVMAALMVLGVIAVTMAGEPAREVIAVQTQAASLWTPRGLFDAIAGPFLAFIREHRSGAILILVAISVYRMADFVMGPMANPFYVDLGLSEDTVGAIRGSVGLVATFVGIAAAGLVSVRWGVLATLMVGAVLGPCSNLAFAWLAYVGPDTTKFAVAMAIDNFANGFAGTALIAYMSSLTSFGYTATQYALLSSFYAMPGKALKGFSGWSVQTLSQGRTLLEGYALFFVGTALIAIPVVVLCGMLILQQRRHTAAA from the coding sequence ATGCTGCTGCTGGGCTTCAGTTCCGGCCTGCCGTTGTACCTGGTTGGCAACACGCTCGGCTTCTGGATGCGCAAGGAAGGCATCGATCTGAGCACGATCGGTTTCCTGTCCTGGGTTGGCCTGGCCTACACCATGAAGTTCTTATGGGCGCCGATTGTCGACAAGACGGACGTGCCGCTGCTGGGCCGGTTGGGGCGACGTCGCGGCTGGATGCTGCTATCGCAGGCGGTCGTGGCGATAGGTCTGATTGGCATGGCGCTGGTCCAGCCTAAGGGCGGCCAGTTACTGGTGATGGGCATTGCCTGGGAACACCTGGTGGTGTTCGGCGTGATGGCGGTAGTGGTTGCCTTTGCCTCGGCCACACAGGACATCGTCATCGACGCGTGGCGTATCGAAAGTGCCGACAACAGTGAGCAGCTCGGCCTGCTGACCTCCGCGTCGGCACTGGGCTATCGCTCGGCCTTGTTAGTGACCGATGCGCTGATCCTGATCATCGCCGCACGCGTCGGCTGGCAAGTGTCTTATGAAGTCATGGCAGCGCTGATGGTGCTGGGCGTGATCGCCGTGACGATGGCGGGTGAACCGGCCCGCGAAGTCATTGCCGTGCAAACGCAGGCCGCGTCGCTGTGGACGCCGCGTGGGCTGTTCGACGCAATCGCCGGGCCGTTTCTTGCCTTCATTCGGGAACATCGCAGCGGCGCAATCTTGATCCTGGTAGCCATCAGCGTCTATCGCATGGCCGATTTCGTGATGGGGCCGATGGCTAATCCGTTCTATGTCGACCTTGGCCTGTCTGAAGATACCGTCGGCGCCATCCGCGGCTCGGTGGGGCTGGTTGCGACGTTCGTCGGCATTGCAGCGGCCGGTCTGGTCTCCGTGCGCTGGGGAGTGCTTGCGACATTGATGGTTGGTGCAGTGTTGGGACCATGTTCGAATCTGGCATTTGCATGGTTAGCCTATGTCGGCCCGGACACGACCAAATTTGCAGTGGCGATGGCGATCGATAACTTCGCCAACGGATTTGCCGGAACCGCGCTGATCGCCTACATGTCCAGCCTGACCAGCTTTGGCTATACCGCAACCCAGTACGCTTTACTGAGTTCGTTCTATGCCATGCCGGGGAAGGCTCTGAAAGGCTTCTCGGGCTGGTCGGTCCAGACATTGTCACAGGGACGAACCCTGCTGGAGGGGTACGCCCTGTTCTTCGTCGGGACAGCGCTGATTGCGATCCCCGTTGTGGTCCTGTGCGGGATGCTTATCCTGCAGCAGCGCCGGCATACTGCTGCGGCTTGA
- a CDS encoding exodeoxyribonuclease III, which yields MRIISFNANGLRSATTKGFFEWFATQDADVLCVQETKAQEHQLAGPKFLPNGYKAWFRDASTKKGYSGVAIYSRHEPDEVRTALGWPEFDEEGRYIEARFGNLSVVSFYIPSGSSGELRQGYKFQVMEWLRPILDEWLASGRRYVLCGDWNIVRTALDIKNWKSNQKNSGCLPPERDWLNGLCADVPEEANAANGRGWVDTYRVLHPQGEDYTWWSNRGAARANNVGWRIDYQLVTPWMRDKLQRCAIYREQRFSDHAPYIVDYAE from the coding sequence ATGCGCATCATCAGTTTCAACGCCAACGGCCTGCGCTCGGCCACGACCAAGGGCTTCTTCGAGTGGTTCGCCACCCAGGACGCCGACGTGCTATGCGTGCAGGAGACCAAGGCTCAGGAGCATCAGCTGGCCGGGCCGAAATTCCTGCCCAACGGCTACAAGGCCTGGTTCCGCGACGCCAGCACCAAGAAGGGCTACAGCGGCGTGGCGATCTACAGCAGGCATGAGCCCGACGAAGTGCGCACCGCGCTGGGCTGGCCCGAGTTCGACGAAGAAGGCCGCTATATCGAAGCGCGCTTCGGCAACCTCAGCGTGGTGTCCTTCTATATTCCGTCCGGTTCGTCGGGAGAGTTGCGCCAGGGCTACAAGTTCCAGGTGATGGAATGGCTGCGGCCGATCCTGGACGAGTGGCTGGCCAGCGGCCGGCGGTACGTGCTGTGCGGCGACTGGAACATTGTGCGTACCGCGCTGGACATCAAGAACTGGAAATCCAACCAGAAGAACTCCGGCTGCCTGCCACCGGAGCGCGACTGGCTCAATGGCCTGTGCGCCGACGTGCCGGAAGAAGCCAACGCCGCCAACGGCCGCGGCTGGGTCGACACGTACCGCGTGCTGCACCCCCAAGGCGAGGATTACACTTGGTGGAGCAACCGCGGCGCCGCGCGCGCCAACAACGTCGGGTGGCGCATCGACTACCAACTGGTCACCCCCTGGATGCGCGACAAGCTGCAACGCTGCGCGATCTACCGCGAACAGCGCTTCTCCGACCACGCCCCTTATATCGTGGATTACGCGGAGTGA
- the pyrE gene encoding orotate phosphoribosyltransferase, with translation MTDHRTRFLQLALGADALRFGEFTLKSGRLSPYFFNAGRFDSGAKTAQLAQCYADAIDAAGVEFDLLFGPAYKGIPLATALACAYAGRGRDLPMAFNRKEAKAHGEGGSLIGAPLEGRKVLIVDDVITAGTAIREALGIIRGAGGTPSGIVVALDRQEIASEQDRRSAAQAVAAEAGIPVIAVANLGDLLAFAAGNADLVGFREPLLAYRGRYGTDTTG, from the coding sequence ATGACCGACCACCGCACCCGTTTTCTGCAGCTGGCCCTGGGCGCCGATGCCCTGCGCTTTGGCGAGTTCACGCTCAAGTCCGGGCGGCTCAGCCCGTATTTCTTCAATGCCGGTCGCTTCGATTCGGGCGCCAAGACTGCGCAGCTGGCGCAGTGCTATGCCGATGCGATCGATGCGGCGGGGGTGGAATTCGATCTGTTGTTCGGGCCGGCCTACAAGGGCATCCCGTTGGCGACCGCGCTGGCCTGCGCGTATGCCGGGCGCGGGCGCGACCTGCCGATGGCGTTCAACCGCAAGGAAGCCAAGGCGCATGGCGAGGGCGGCAGCCTGATCGGTGCGCCGCTTGAGGGGCGCAAGGTCTTGATCGTCGACGATGTGATCACCGCCGGCACCGCAATCCGTGAGGCCTTGGGCATCATCCGCGGCGCGGGCGGCACTCCGTCCGGGATCGTGGTGGCGCTGGACCGGCAGGAGATCGCCTCCGAACAGGATCGCCGCTCGGCCGCACAGGCGGTGGCAGCCGAGGCCGGCATCCCGGTGATTGCGGTGGCCAACCTGGGCGACTTGCTTGCTTTTGCGGCAGGAAACGCCGACCTTGTGGGCTTCCGGGAACCGCTGCTGGCCTATCGTGGCCGCTACGGCACCGACACCACAGGCTGA
- a CDS encoding ParA family protein encodes MARIIAIANQKGGVGKTTTAVNLAAGLARAPKRVLLVDLDSQGNATMGSGIDKRDVAASTCDLLLGENTAAEIRVTAPEGFDLLPGNIDLTAAEIQLMDQSEREQRLKRALAPIRDEYDFILIDCPPALSLLTLNALTAADSIIVPMQCEYYALEGLTALLETIEALRANLNPALEIEGVLRTMFDIRNNLANAVSAELTQHFGDKVFRTIVPRNVRLAEAPSHGQSILGYDRTSRGGVAYLGLAGEIVRRQNDRNKAYRPVETV; translated from the coding sequence ATGGCCCGGATCATCGCCATTGCCAACCAGAAAGGCGGCGTCGGCAAGACCACGACGGCAGTCAATCTGGCGGCCGGCCTGGCGCGCGCGCCCAAGCGTGTGTTGCTGGTGGATCTGGACTCGCAGGGCAACGCCACCATGGGCAGCGGCATCGACAAGCGCGATGTGGCCGCCTCGACCTGCGACCTGCTGCTGGGCGAAAACACCGCTGCCGAGATCCGGGTGACCGCGCCGGAAGGCTTCGACCTGCTGCCGGGCAACATCGACCTGACCGCCGCCGAGATCCAGCTGATGGATCAGAGCGAGCGCGAACAGCGGCTCAAGCGCGCCCTGGCGCCGATCCGCGACGAGTACGACTTCATCCTGATCGACTGCCCGCCGGCGTTGTCGCTGCTCACGCTCAATGCGTTGACCGCCGCCGACTCGATCATCGTGCCGATGCAGTGCGAGTACTACGCGCTGGAAGGACTCACCGCCTTGCTGGAAACCATCGAGGCGCTGCGCGCCAATCTCAATCCAGCGCTGGAAATCGAAGGCGTGCTGCGCACGATGTTCGACATCCGCAACAACCTGGCCAATGCGGTGTCGGCCGAGTTGACCCAGCATTTCGGCGACAAGGTGTTCCGCACCATCGTGCCGCGCAACGTGCGCCTGGCCGAGGCGCCCAGCCATGGCCAGAGCATCCTCGGTTACGACCGCACCTCGCGCGGTGGCGTGGCGTACCTGGGGCTGGCCGGCGAGATCGTGCGCCGCCAGAACGATCGCAACAAGGCCTACCGGCCCGTGGAGACCGTTTGA
- a CDS encoding ParB/RepB/Spo0J family partition protein, with amino-acid sequence MSKPIPAKKRGLGRGLEALLGPKGAAAAAAPSAASEDALQPGDSLRQLLVTQLQPGKYQPRKEMDEVKLAELAESIKAQGVIQPIVARELAPGQFEIVAGERRWRASQLAGLTEVPVVVRELDDRTVIAMALIENIQREDLNPLEEAQALQRLIDEFSLTHAEAAGAVGRSRASVSNLLRLLELPVAIRVLLETRRLEMGHARALLTLAPELASKLAQEAADQGWSVREVEHRAQQFAAGKVPGALRKGKPAATAPQADIASLETELSESLGTKVVFNHGRGGKGKLVIHYTDLDTLDGVLERLRAQRS; translated from the coding sequence ATGAGCAAGCCGATCCCCGCAAAGAAGCGTGGTCTGGGCCGCGGCCTGGAAGCGCTGTTGGGACCGAAGGGCGCAGCAGCCGCAGCGGCACCGAGCGCAGCCAGCGAAGACGCCTTGCAGCCGGGCGACAGCTTGCGCCAGTTGCTGGTCACCCAGTTGCAGCCGGGCAAGTACCAGCCGCGTAAGGAGATGGACGAGGTCAAGCTGGCCGAGCTGGCTGAATCGATCAAGGCCCAGGGCGTGATCCAGCCGATCGTGGCGCGCGAGCTGGCGCCGGGGCAGTTCGAGATCGTGGCCGGCGAACGCCGCTGGCGCGCCTCGCAACTGGCCGGGCTGACCGAGGTGCCGGTGGTGGTGCGCGAGCTGGACGACCGCACCGTCATCGCGATGGCGCTGATCGAGAACATCCAGCGCGAAGACCTCAACCCGCTGGAAGAAGCGCAGGCGCTGCAGCGGCTGATCGACGAATTTTCGCTGACCCATGCCGAGGCCGCCGGTGCGGTGGGCCGTTCGCGTGCGTCGGTGTCCAACCTGCTGCGGTTGTTGGAATTGCCGGTGGCGATCCGAGTGCTGCTGGAAACCCGCCGTCTGGAAATGGGCCATGCGCGTGCGCTGCTCACCCTGGCGCCGGAACTGGCCAGCAAGCTGGCACAGGAAGCGGCCGACCAGGGTTGGTCGGTGCGTGAGGTGGAACACCGCGCGCAGCAGTTCGCCGCCGGCAAGGTGCCCGGCGCGCTGCGCAAGGGCAAACCCGCCGCCACCGCACCGCAGGCCGACATCGCCTCGCTGGAAACCGAGCTGTCCGAGTCGCTGGGCACCAAGGTGGTGTTCAACCACGGCCGCGGCGGCAAGGGCAAGCTGGTGATTCATTACACCGACCTAGACACGCTGGATGGCGTGCTGGAACGTTTACGCGCCCAGCGCAGCTGA
- a CDS encoding helix-hairpin-helix domain-containing protein, with amino-acid sequence MHPAKVDRNHLLCLTDLPNVGPACEKDLRLIGIRVPAQLRGRDAYDMYAQLCLRTGVLHDPCVIDVFLSIVRFMEGEAPGPWWSFSAERKAKLASEAPLSMG; translated from the coding sequence ATGCATCCCGCCAAGGTCGATCGCAATCATCTGCTGTGTCTGACCGACCTGCCGAACGTCGGGCCGGCCTGCGAAAAGGATCTGCGTCTGATCGGCATCCGTGTGCCAGCGCAGCTGCGCGGCCGCGATGCCTACGACATGTACGCGCAGCTATGCCTGCGCACCGGTGTGCTGCACGATCCGTGCGTGATCGATGTGTTCCTGTCGATCGTGCGTTTCATGGAAGGCGAGGCACCGGGCCCGTGGTGGTCGTTCAGCGCCGAACGCAAAGCCAAACTGGCCAGCGAAGCACCGCTCAGCATGGGGTGA
- a CDS encoding SDR family NAD(P)-dependent oxidoreductase: MTILVTGAAGFIGAYTCRALAARGETVVGLDNYNSYYDPQLKRDRVAALCPDIDIRTLDLTDRDGLAALFDEIQPTRVVHLAAQAGVRYSLENPSAYVDSNLVGFVNMLELCRHRGVQHLVYASSSSVYGDSATPPFSEDQRVDQPRSLYAATKAANELMGYTYAQLYGLRATGLRFFTVYGPWGRPDMAPLIFSRAVLAGRPIEVFNHGKMQRDFTFVDDIVAGVLGALDTPSSEPVPHRVFNLGNHTPVELEYFIDVIAQAAGRPAEKVYRPMQPGDMVRTMADTQRAQAAFGFEPATPVERGLPQVVDWCRRYFGDRA; this comes from the coding sequence ATGACCATTCTCGTGACCGGCGCTGCCGGTTTCATCGGTGCCTACACCTGCCGCGCGCTGGCTGCGCGTGGTGAGACAGTGGTGGGCCTGGACAACTACAACAGCTACTACGACCCGCAGCTCAAGCGCGACCGGGTGGCAGCACTGTGCCCGGACATCGACATCCGCACGCTGGATCTGACCGACCGTGATGGCCTGGCCGCGTTGTTCGATGAGATTCAGCCCACGCGCGTGGTGCATCTGGCCGCGCAGGCCGGGGTGCGTTACTCGCTGGAAAATCCATCCGCCTACGTCGACAGCAATCTGGTCGGTTTCGTCAACATGCTCGAGCTGTGCCGGCATCGGGGCGTGCAGCATCTGGTGTATGCGTCGAGCAGCTCGGTGTATGGCGATTCGGCCACCCCGCCATTTTCCGAAGACCAGCGCGTGGATCAGCCACGCTCGCTGTATGCGGCGACCAAGGCCGCCAATGAGCTGATGGGCTACACCTACGCGCAGTTGTACGGCCTGCGCGCGACGGGCCTGCGCTTCTTCACCGTGTATGGGCCGTGGGGCCGGCCGGACATGGCGCCGCTGATCTTCAGCCGCGCGGTGCTGGCGGGGCGGCCGATCGAGGTGTTCAACCACGGCAAGATGCAGCGCGATTTCACCTTCGTCGACGACATCGTGGCCGGCGTGCTGGGCGCGCTGGACACACCCAGCAGCGAGCCGGTGCCGCATCGGGTGTTCAACCTGGGCAACCACACCCCGGTGGAGCTGGAATACTTCATCGACGTGATCGCGCAGGCCGCCGGCCGCCCGGCCGAGAAGGTCTACCGGCCGATGCAGCCGGGCGACATGGTCCGCACCATGGCCGATACGCAGCGCGCGCAGGCCGCGTTCGGCTTTGAGCCGGCCACCCCGGTCGAACGTGGCTTGCCGCAGGTGGTGGACTGGTGCCGCCGCTATTTCGGCGATCGCGCTTAG
- a CDS encoding glycosyltransferase family 2 protein → MSQPQLSVVVPVFNERDNVAALIGEIVAALRGLVAFEIVYVDDHSRDDTLAVLQGLKTTTPELRVLHHVTQSGQSTAVRNGVKAARASWIATLDGDGQNDPADIPKLLTARASAEMQVKLFAGWRVNRQDSGSKRWASKWANAIRSRMLHDNTPDTGCGIKLFEREAFLDLPYFDHMHRYLPALMQRAGWRTVSVPVHHRHRTAGVSKYNNLNRALVGIRDLRGVAWLITRSKRTVVQER, encoded by the coding sequence ATGAGCCAACCTCAGCTTTCCGTTGTCGTCCCGGTGTTCAATGAGCGCGATAACGTCGCCGCGCTGATTGGCGAAATCGTCGCTGCGTTGCGCGGGCTGGTGGCGTTCGAAATCGTCTATGTCGACGACCACTCGCGCGACGATACGCTGGCGGTGCTGCAAGGCCTGAAGACCACCACGCCGGAACTGCGCGTGCTGCATCACGTCACCCAGAGCGGCCAGAGCACGGCAGTACGCAACGGCGTCAAGGCGGCGCGCGCGAGCTGGATCGCCACGCTCGATGGCGACGGCCAGAACGACCCGGCCGACATTCCCAAGCTGCTGACCGCGCGTGCCAGCGCCGAGATGCAGGTGAAGTTGTTCGCCGGCTGGCGGGTCAATCGCCAGGATTCGGGGTCCAAGCGCTGGGCCAGCAAGTGGGCCAATGCGATCCGCTCGCGCATGCTGCACGACAACACCCCCGACACCGGCTGCGGCATCAAGCTGTTCGAGCGCGAGGCGTTTCTGGACCTGCCCTACTTCGACCATATGCACCGCTATCTGCCGGCGCTGATGCAACGCGCCGGCTGGCGCACGGTAAGCGTGCCGGTGCACCACCGCCATCGCACCGCTGGCGTGTCCAAGTACAACAACCTCAATCGCGCCCTGGTCGGCATCCGCGACCTGCGTGGCGTGGCCTGGTTGATCACCCGCAGCAAGCGCACCGTGGTGCAGGAACGCTGA